One genomic region from Halorubrum sp. BV1 encodes:
- a CDS encoding AIM24 family protein, translating into MKLEEFVDANAPDENGTGFRKVNKRLLEIPFDGIAMVKAGSMIAYTGDATFTGKSSAEGGITGFVKEAVSGEGTPIMEAEGSGTLYVADQ; encoded by the coding sequence ATGAAACTGGAAGAGTTTGTCGACGCGAACGCACCTGACGAAAACGGCACCGGGTTTCGAAAAGTCAACAAGCGGCTGCTAGAGATTCCTTTTGACGGGATAGCAATGGTGAAAGCCGGGTCGATGATTGCCTACACCGGCGACGCGACGTTCACCGGGAAATCTTCTGCTGAGGGCGGGATCACTGGATTCGTCAAGGAGGCCGTGAGCGGAGAGGGAACGCCCATTATGGAGGCCGAGGGATCCGGCACACTCTATGTGGCCGATCAGG